In the genome of Poecilia reticulata strain Guanapo linkage group LG16, Guppy_female_1.0+MT, whole genome shotgun sequence, one region contains:
- the LOC103478415 gene encoding uncharacterized protein LOC103478415 isoform X2, producing the protein MVCICVVQGCGKRPEPYVRNLHGFPNNLETMKAWNEFVRRTRPTWNGNTPSSRICSEHFQPDCYTNHMAWSMKWVRKLDLIDDFQVPTIYPVVVKKSPVLLAKDDCKTGRKVSPTPPGSSTMLASVEIKKEEEDESYCSGATMTPLIQDCHEKTEYQVMYFVRHVASQTNAPSISTNTRSVGTQLTRIPRQIKVQTTGSQVMFNSQHRIICTDPLKSPRLLLHPTLVKRRSKRLQLGLEYEEEAAQDKTSST; encoded by the exons ATGGTGTGTATCTGCGTCGTTCAGGGCTGCGGGAAACGACCTGAGCCGTACGTGAGAAACCTGCACGGATTCCCGAATAACTTGGAGACGATGAAAGCCTGGAATGAGTTCGTGAGGAGGACCAGACCGACTTGGAATGGCAACACTCCTTCATCGAGGATCTGTAGCGAGCATTTCCAGCCAGACTGTTATACAAACCACATGGCCTGGTCGATGAAATGGGTTAGGAAGCTGGATCTGATAGATGACTTTCAGGTCCCAACAATATATCCTGTAGTGGTTAAGAAAAGTCCTGTGTTACTTGCCAAGGATGACTGCAAAACGGGCAGAAAGGTCAGCCCGACCCCACCGGGCAGTTCCACCATGCTTGCatcagtagaaataaaaaaagaggaggaggatgaatcATACTGTTCAGGAGCCACAATGACACCTCTTATTCAG gactgtcatgaaaagacaGAGTACCAGGTGATGTACTTTGTACGACATGTGGCGTCCCAGACCAACGCTCCGTCCATTTCCACAAACACACGATCAGTCGGCACACAGCTGACCAGGATACCACGACAAATTAAAGTTCAAACTACAG gcTCACAGGTGATGTTTAATAGTCAACATCGTATTATCTGCACAGACCCCTTAAAGTCACCACGGCTGCTCCTACATCCAACTCTGGTAAAAAGACGATCCAAGAGACTTCAACTTGGACTGGAATATGAGGAGGAAGCTGCTCAGGACAAGACCAGTTCAACATGA
- the dscc1 gene encoding sister chromatid cohesion protein DCC1, which translates to MRTLEEVQATLEIAKLKEEDLLSTVHCLSFGDNVSSSDYCLMELDETLCKLIEAGESLVIRGDKDERAVLCSSDKTYDLKIADTSNLLLLVPGCRTPDQLSDDQDSIHVEHIQIWGFCNSYWELRKQRPKLKKLKKLLMENPYEGPAIRGQEENTENRYTMEDLLERIQASEEELKTHLETIHACQIDGYWRVLDFDYEMKLLGHVAQLVDSESWSFNKVPLHTSLEELTPLEPREMIEHCLNCYGKRYAESGEVFYALNEDSVCRGLALMLLQNAVKFNLKEFQDVWQQSVPEGMSTRLEQLKGVALVDRTSRPETIGLLRVEDLPEDTVERFNHLFSLREKWTEDDITPYIQDLCGEKQTTGALLTKYARSSMQNGVKVFNSRRPVAT; encoded by the exons ATGAGGACCTTAGAAGAGGTGCAGGCCACGCTGGAGATCGCTAAACTGAAAGAGGAAGATTTACTCTCAACTGTCCACTGTTTATCATTTGGAGACAATGTGTCATCTTCAGACTACTGCCTAATGGAGCTGGATGAAACCCTGTGCAAACTTATAGAAGCTGGAGAAAG TCTTGTCATTCGGGGGGATAAAGACGAGCGTGCGGTGCTTTGTAGCAGCGACAAGACCTATGACCTGAAAATAGCCGACACGTccaatctgctgctgctggttcccGGCTGCAGAACGCCAGACCAACTATCTGACGACCAGGACAGCATTCATGTGGAGCACATTCAG ATTTGGGGGTTCTGTAATAGTTACTGGGAGCTGAGGAAACAGAGACCTAAActgaagaagctgaagaagCTTTTAATGGAGAATCCTTACGAAGGACCTGCAATAAGGGGACAAGAGGAGAACACAGAGAACAGG TACACAATGGAGGATCTACTGGAGAGGATTCAGGCCAGTGAGGAGGAATTAAAAACCCACTTGGAGACGATCCACGCCTGTCAGATTGATG GTTACTGGCGAGTGCTGGACTTTGACTATGAGATGAAGCTTCTGGGTCACGTGGCCCAGCTGGTGGATTCTGAGTCATGGTCCTTCAACAAGGTTCCCCTTCATAccagtctggaggagctgactCCACTGGAGCCCAG GGAGATGATTGAGCACTGTTTGAACTGCTACGGGAAGCGCTACGCTGAAAGCG GCGAGGTCTTCTATGCGTTGAACGAGGACAGCGTGTGTCGGGGCCTGGCGCTAATGCTGCTGCAGAATGCCGTCAAGTTCAACCTGAAGGAGTTCCAGGACGTCTGGCAGCAGAGCGTCCCAGAGGGCATGAGTACGAGACTGGAGCAGCTGAAG GGCGTCGCTCTGGTGGATCGGACGTCCCGCCCAGAAACCATCGGCCTGCTGCGAGTGGAAGATCTCCCAGAGGACACAGTGGAGCGCTTCAATCACCTCTTCTCACTCAGAGAGAAGTGGACGGAGGATGACATCACTCCATACATACA AGACCTTTGTGGAGAGAAGCAGACCACCGGAGCGCTCCTGACCAAATACGCTCGATCGTCAATGCAAAACGGAGTCAAAGTCTTTAACTCCAGACGACCTGTGGCTACATGA
- the LOC103478415 gene encoding THAP domain-containing protein 10-like isoform X1 gives MVFTCVVQGCGKRPEPYVRSLHGFPNNLETIKAWSKFVKRTKPYWNGNTPSSRICSEHFQPTCYKNHMAWSMGCVRTLDLIDDFQVPTIYPAVAEKNASSLTKDDLKAGIHIQTHQKAPGSSTMLAPAEIKQEEETHCSGTTETPPIQDCHVKAEHQVMYFVRHVATQTDPPSISTNTRSVGTQLTRLSRSTGSQVKMGRDYGVCTVPLKTPRLLLQPTLVKRPSKRLRLALECEEEASSGGIASTAVQVKTSST, from the exons ATGGTGTTTACCTGCGTCGTTCAGGGCTGCGGGAAAAGACCTGAGCCGTACGTGAGAAGCCTGCATGGATTCCCTAATAACCTGGAGACGATAAAAGCCTGGAGTAAGTTCGTGAAGAGGACCAAACCGTATTGGAATGGCAACACTCCTTCATCGAGGATCTGTAGCGAGCATTTCCAGCCAACATGTTATAAAAACCACATGGCCTGGTCGATGGGATGTGTTAGGACGCTGGATCTGATAGATGACTTTCAGGTGCCAACGATTTATCCTGCTGTGGCTGAGAAAAATGCTTCATCGCTCACCAAGGATGATCTCAAAGCAGGCATACATATACAGACCCATCAAAAGGCACCAGGTAGTTCCACCATGCTTGCACCAGCGGAAATAAAACAGGAGGAGGAAACGCACTGCTCTGGAACCACAGAGACACCTCCTATTCAG GACTGTCATGTAAAGGCCGAGCACCAGGTGATGTACTTTGTAAGACATGTGGCGACCCAGACCGACCCTCCGTCCATTTCCACAAACACACGGTCAGTCGGCACCCAGCTGACCAGGTTATCCCGAAGTACAG GTTCACAGGTGAAAATGGGTCGAGATTATGGTGTCTGCACAGTTCCCTTAAAAACTCCCCGGCTGCTCTTACAACCAACATTGGTTAAAAGACCATCCAAGAGACTTCGACTTGCCCTGGAATGTGAGGAGGAAGCTTCCTCAGGAGGCATCGCATCTACAGCAGTTCAGGTCAAAACCAGTTCAACGTAA
- the mrpl13 gene encoding large ribosomal subunit protein uL13m has product MSSFSRSAQQWATFARSWFLIDARMQPPGKIATMCSVRLQGKHKPIYHALSDCGDHVVVINTKHIAFSGNKWEQKVYSSHTGFPGGFKQVTAAQLHLKDPKAIVRLAVYGMLPRNLHRRTMMQRLHIFPEDELPDDIRANLTEELPQPREIPRKLSEYTQEEMDAFPRLWIPPEDYKMK; this is encoded by the exons ATGTCTAGTTTTTCCAGATCTGCTCAG CAATGGGCTACGTTTGCCCGATCCTGGTTCCTTATCGACGCCAGGATGCAGCCGCCCGGCAAGATCGCAACCATGTGCTCAGTCAGACTACAGGGGAAGCACAAGCCCATCTACCATGCTCTCA GTGACTGTGGCGATCACGTAGTGGTAATAAACACCAAACACATTGCTTTCTCCGGGAACAAATGGGAGCAGAAAGTCTACTCGTCACACACAGG GTTTCCTGGTGGATTCAAACAAGTCACAGCTGCTCAGCTTCACCTAAAGGACCCAAAAGCT ATAGTGAGGTTAGCAGTTTATGGCATGCTGCCTCGAAATTTGCACCGGCGCACGATGATGCAACGATTGCACATTTTTCCCGAGGAT GAGTTGCCAGATGACATTCGAGCCAATCTGACAGAGGAGCTTCCTCAGCCCAGAGAAATTCCCAGGAAGCTCAGCGAGTACACCCAGGAGGAGATGGACGCCTTCCCCAGGCTGTGGATCCC ACCTGAAGACTACAagatgaaatga